GAATTCTAAATATAACCAAGTATACTGAATTACACAAGATATATAATGATTAGCCCAAATAGAGTACTCTTTTATTAGGGTTTTTAGGTGCAGTGTTATTAGATCGTGCCGACAATTACTGTAATCCGTAATCAGGTCAAAGCAGAGAGTGTTAAACATTCaccactactgttatcagttatatttatattctaaatataaatagatttcaGAAATTAGATTTTCTATCAAGTTTTTATcaaccatggaatatcccaagaaacgtaaagttgacagagagtgtcgagcatttaacaaagattagataccaaaatatattttttgtaataatccggcccaccgaggacttcattttcccacatctgtcccgccgactagagaagttgcccacccctgttctagataGTATGGAGGGCGGTTGCATTATTCGGTGTCGTAGGCTTTGAGGTAGACTACAAAAGCATTGTAACAACTTGTATAGTCATGATTCTGTTTGAtagtttattcaaattattttttaagttGGACGGTCACCAATTCCGACTTTTGTGTTACTCGTATTCTATGAATGATTTCATATTATATAgcagattcagattttattttcgtcatgcaaaaccaatatacgatatgaaaaaataaaaaaagacatataacaaattacgaagacagatatcggcttgttgcaatagacgagggatcgcgaaagactcaaagagtcatccagtcagcgacaccttgaaGCAGGGGCCTAGCAggggccaacacgtcgatcgcgatcgaccggtcgatcgccacgtcgtgagtagtcgatcgcgttgCCACGCCTGAGAATTCGGTAACATACCTCAAAATATTGCCTTGAACAAGTTTCATGAAGCGCATGTTGTGTGCTTTTGGAACAAGAATAATTTAGTAATGTGTACGCGCAAAATACGATACAGTATACCCATATAGTATttaataaatcttaaataaatgatgaagcATTTACTCcacatacaattacataatcaaaataacaaattaactGGGACgtaaaaaacaagaatttttatGGCGTTTTCAGTAAGGATGCGTTCAAAGAACCAAACTTATTGGCAGCGGCGAAATTTCTTTTATGCGCGTGTGCAGTtatcatttgtttttgtgtacGACTTACTGATCAATCTCGAGCTATTTTGacgattttagtcgatcgcagTCGCAAGAAGGTTGGTCACCCCTAATATATAGTATTTAGTATTATATCGTatagtatttatatataaaacacTTGCTAGATTGTATTTCAATCAAATGTGCTGAAGCGTTGCTGGATTGTTAATATCAAGTTCAGGATTTACAGCAACGAGGGAATCTACTTTACAAGTTTTCGCAGAACTAGAACCGATTTAGCTTCACATTTTGGGGTTTGGAGAAAATCGCTTTTTTTGTAACAATCTCAAATTCACTAATGTTTTTACAGTTAATGATGTGATTGAAAAAGAAACGCATACGCGTGGCTATTGATATTTATATCATTGAAAGCTTCTTCGTGATATCTGTCTGAGATTGATATTAATTAAGCGTTTTCCAAGcgagatattaaaaaaaagatacggtcgtcattttgaattcatattGTACGGAATAGAACAAATATTTTGACGCTGACAAATAAGGCAATTGCACAAGTAATACGTAATACGCTAGATCaatatttctaatattaatgttatatcttgaaatcgaattttttttatttcagcgGCACAAATACAGCACCTATATGTGTCTAATGTTCCTAGACAATTTACGATATTCAGAACCACACGATCAAGTTCTTACTTGCAAGAACCCAATACGAAAACATGAAAGCAAGCATGCTTCGCAACGGAATCCgaaatcaatattaattttttgtattcCTATGTTGGAATATGTTTCAATATTCCTATGTTTTGAGTATAAGTcctttcaatattcattattgACAATTATATGAACCATACtataaacataatatattttattatatgcCTAATCAGTTATCACAAATGTCCATGATATATAAGtcgaatatatattattctgcAGAATATTTCTAAAACTAAATCGAGGCTTAATAAAGGCCATGCTTACACGCCTACAATATTGAAATGTTCATGGGATTATTTGCGTCCATtctattataataaaaaaaacataatataaaagTAGAAACAACCTTCGATGGAAAAAATCAAAAGATCAGTTtggcgttttttaaatttaaatgaaagTCTGTAGAACACATACCATAATTTCCAAAGATGTTCTGATTcgtacaaaattatttttgaaattagtgCAAACAATGTTAGTTTTAAATTACGTCATTAATACTCTCAATCGGTGTAAGACATTCAATGAACTTCTGCATCATATTCTGTCGAAACATTTCAACATTCCACACTTAACTTTGATACGTCGAAATTGTTTTCATTTGCTTCTCTTTGGTTAGTATAGTGCCATGCGATCTAATATCATTGTATGCCGGATGACTGATAGCAACTCCTGTTTGAGTTCCTAAAAATACATAGCcacaaaaatttaattaaatagtGAGTAACAGATATACTCTACTTCGAATTTGCGTTGCCGGATTTAGTCTGTAGAATTTGATATAGCtggaaaaaatgaaactttaattgtattttgaaaCTGTCATTCTATTCCTACTTAATTAACGCAGGTAAATATGATTTGACTCACTTTCGGCCATCGTTGTGGAGTGAACATCCACAGTCAATGTTTCCTCACACGATTGGACAAGAAATTCCTGCAATTTATATATTAGAAGAGCATTATGGCATTTGATCAAAAATATTAGTACACTGTGAGGCTAAGACCTAATATTTACGAAGTCGCGTATACTTGCGACTAAAGAATTTTTATGACTGAATGGTTACGGTCAATTGTTCAAATTCTTGCCATGTCATCGTATAATTGAAGTAAATTCGTTCAATAGGTATATTGTAGAGTAGATTGTATGTGTGTGTACATAAGTTTATAGTGCTTTCAGTCTCTAGGATTTTAGCACCAGGCAATTTGATATTATTCATCTATAGATATTTAGCGATATAAGCGcacattttcaattatttcaaagAATATTATATAATTAGTTAGAATGTGAGAATATGAAATCTAGCAAAATCAGAGTGAATGGCTCGTCAGACTATAACTCCCCTAAACTTGTGAGTACAAGACGATTCGTGCAATAGAACGTGAAAAGTTGATTTACCTGGTCATCTTCTGTCGCATCACAACAGGAGCATCCTTTGCAGCATTTCATAGGTTGGCAATATTTTGAGCAACTCAATACATAAAGCAGTAACAGTGCAATATATAACACCATAGACACGCTATGTAGAGCGAGAGGTATGATATTGTTCTGCAAAACCGAAGAGGAATACTGATACCAAACCTTGttgtaaaatttgatttgatgatCTTACTTAgagctttaaaatatttttgagtgtGCGATGACCTCGGGCTTATACTTTTATGTTTGACCAGGGTCGCTAACATATTTTCTATCAACCCTTATGAAACcataaataaatgaagaatCGACTTAAGAGGAAAAGTCCGACTGTGAATTCTTATCTTTGTTGAATACTTATAtacatgaataataataataaataatacgaAATGGTTGACAACAAcagatcgtttcaatattatggtAATATAACAAACATGTACTGACGAGGATCCCTGCTTTCGGTGCATGAAGGTTAACTTTATTTATATCTGGTTCGCGCGATATGCGTAAGAGTGTTGAGACCTAGTTTTCAGTGTTCGTTTAGCAGCAAATATTCCGTCTGTATTTTGACACATTTAGAACTCAAATTTATCCAAATTGGTCATTGAATAATTATTTGCTTTTTATGAAAAGTACAGTCTTATCACTAATTCGTAGAACGAAATAATTTGAACTTAACAGCTCAACAAAACTCCGATCAAAAATTTATCACAGGTTTCAATATTTGCTTCCGGGCAAATTTGACAGTGTATCGAACTTGATTGAACAATTTCGATtttggaaaacaaaaatttatatcatattttgtgCAACTTTGGTAATGAACAACGCTACACATTTCATATGTGATTATGATACTGAATGTATGATTACTcgacattttagaattatattgaatatattacgAGGAAAAGAAATGTAACTCACGATATAACCGGCACTGAATGCTACTAGTGGTATTTCCATTCCAATACCAGTGACTGAAATAACAATTCCAAGTATCGATGTCGTGAGACATACAATAATCTGAAGTGAAATAATAACATACGTATTTGGAAgcaaaaaattgcaatctccACTAGACTCTAAATAATTGATGCAGCATATTTTTGTAAAcgttcatttttcaaaaatacttaCCATAATTTTAGAGGGTAGGCAAGACGATGCAATTCCAAAACAGGAAAACACCACCAACTGAAGACAAAAAGtacaaaaacattttacatttatatatatatatataaaatgaaactaaaataacaATTTGTTCCATGAATTCTATAATCGAGAGAGGGAGGGAGATTTAGTGTTTTGTCAAACAGAATGAGTCACCACAACAAGAAGTACAAAATAGCTAATAATTGAACTGCTTCTTCAAACTTTTCTTGAGTTTCTTATACGAACAACAACAATTACTTGCTGTTCTTATCACGTTAACGGTTCTACAAAACGCTCACTCGTTGTGGGTTTGGCTCTTTTCTATTTTCAACAACCAATCGTAAGGAATGTATCATAAGCATGCattacaatttgaaaaataaactcgAAAAGTTATCAGTATTTTTGTCTCTATTCATTATAAAAGTACCAGCAACAGCAATACAACATAGATCAGAGATtctcaaagtgggcgatatcgacCGCTATAACCGATCTGAATAGTGACTTCTAATGAGTGGATACATTAGAAATACGAGTATCTGATAAATCATGCATTCTCATTTATTTACTGCCATATGTTCAGCTGCAAATCTTCTTCACTtacattatttgaaaaaaactattgttattattgaaatataagtTTTCGTAATATATATTAGATCCCAGCTTACCACTATTCCGAACCACGCTTCCATTCCGGCaaacttgaaataaatagaTAGCACACCAACCAAAATCAAGCATAATCCGAGAATCAGTTGAGAAAccttaaatgtatatatatatgcatataaaaatataatgagTTATAGAATACTATGATCTTTCGTGTCCATTGCGTACAAATTGTTCACAACTATACTCTCTAAAGACAATTAGTGTCAACAGAGCGCTATctactatatttatatatatatacaaaacgcTCTATTAATTTAACGACTGCACCAACCGATTGTGGCATTCAACTATTATGACAAATCGTTACTGAGTTAGATTCTACCAGAACCAGATTGACTGTGTGAAACAGAGTTTTAATTCATGGCACCCAATTCGTGGCGCATTCGTTTAATAAGCTAGAACCTGTCAAAAATTGTTCAACTTACAGCTAAGATCATCGTCCTCTTTCTATACTTCTTTGTATATTCAATACCATATTGGTGTCGGTTAATTTGTGCCGTGCCACTCATAGGGTGACGTATTGACGGGGAGGAAATATCCGGCGAAGGAGAGTACCTCGACATTTTTGTGTGCTGTTAGGAAATGACGTACTAGTAAAGACTTCTGTAAATCAAGGGAAATTCCATAAAAAGGAgagaaaacatatttttttttatattttgctgaAGTTTGAAGCCTTTGGAAAAATACCATACATTTATTCAATATGAATATTCGCACAATTTAAcctaatatttttcaaaccgCTCTACATTTATAGATTTGATCGAAAATCTTTCCAAGCCATGCTATATACCGTCCTCAACACTAAATCAACAGTCTTATAAAATCTCATTGGTTAATCATTGACTCTTCGAGTtgatttttctgaaataaaaaatgtatcttGATTCAATAAATCCCGCTCCTGCTTGTAACTCTATTGTCAAGAATATAATCAGGTTTCCGTGAAATAGTTGAAGCGAAtgaatgaaattatttattgaaaatgaacGAATGATCATAAAAAATGATAGTTTACAGTCAGAATTCCTCAAACTAAGCTCTTGGCGACCCTGGGAAGTCACTGACAGGTTCTCGTGCAAAAAAGGCCTGAACTTGGTACCATTTTCAATGACTATCAATTTAAGGTAAATTAACtgtcatttgaatatttattcttttttattatgAAACTTGGCGCATAACATAACTGATGGAAACGCGTTAAAAACAAAACTAGATGTGTTTATAGAAGACCATGAGGTCACAAGTGTTGAAAGTTATTGGAAGGGGGCCACGGAGCGCAAAATtgtgagaaccactggtttactTAATTCGGGTTCAAACTTTGGCGAATGTTTACGGGCGCATCAGTCGTCAAGCTAATTTACTGCCATCTGATTAAAAACAATGTAGCCTGCTCGAAAAGAAGAATGGATTGTATTTGCTCATAGAAACTACCCACAAATGTAGAACACTAAGACCGATATCTTTCCGTCTTACCCGAATTATAATAACCCATGATGGTAAGGGGGTCGGTCATGAGATCGCTAACCTGCAACATAACAAGCACCCTAATATTCCTTTTATTGAAGATTCAGTCTTCATGCTTATGTCTGATATATACTATTTGATTTCATTCGTGGACATCATTATAATATTTCTGTTTCACAGGGTGATACAATTGAAGTACTCAGCCTGAATACATCAACGCCATCACACGCAAATAGTGAAGATTACCCAGATTGGCAAACTTTGTTAAATTTCCGTCGCGTTAGTTACGATTTTTTGTCCCATGGTGGATTTCCGAATAAATTACCTATTTATTCCAAACTTTTGTTCTCTCTGATCCTGCTGCGTCTGACGATGTTAGGTCGCTTTCCCCATCTAACTTTGTGTTCTACATACAGTTCTTGGACGATAAACATCGGAAGAACATTCAGCAAATATTGCTCAGAAGTCTTTATCCTCATAAATTTTAGTACTGACGCAATTCGTATCGATCggttatactgtattattataTGTTCACTTCTCCCGCCGTCACAGCGGAATTTATTGTTTACtgacatatatatatctgcGGTATATTAGCCACCTTGACAAACAGCATTTTTTACTACAATGGAATATACATCTAGAACCGATAGTTATATGGTCTTTTATTATAGCTATTGAATGTATTGACCTAAAAAGACTTTAGTGACTTCCTAAAAGTGAGCCAGCCCAAAATGGTTTGGTAGTGGTGGTTCAGtggccactgatatctaacaatattttAAAGAGTCGCTCTACAGGCGTACTTCACTGTCGAAGTACTCCAAGGTATATAAGCTCACATTTTCATCTAGTTTAGTACACttggtgaaaggattattgatagaAAGCCAGGAAACGTCGGGTtatcagtaaatcgttcaagaacaGCACAAAATGGTGTTGGAAAAGGCGTATGAATTAATGGGCCACCgtaaatgttgaaatttttttatcattttttttttactggggGCATTGGTGGGCTGTGATTCCTCTGGTTTAAATGCCTCAAACCCTCTCTATTACGATGTAATAACGTCTTTAATTCGTTTTCGtgcattttataaaatgtttttatcatGTAAGTTCaagaaaaattacatttctaAAACTGAACATGATCAGCTATGTTATGGGGACAGAACTTGTACTATAAGTTAAGAAAGAAGTATGTCTGAAATTTCAACAAATAACcgttaaattttattcatgtaCACACAAGAACCCacttttttcaatgaaatttgcTTAAGGCAAGATCATGCGCACTGActcagaaacaaaaaaaaattgacttctTTGTGAGGTTACCCCGGAGACTTTAAAGAATTATAGCGCAGGTTCATGCCAATACCATCTGTGAAACAGACACGAGCTTGTGAACTCCTCACAACTGAAGttctttgaaaaatgtttttacgACTGATAGGTACACTGACTGTAAGCGGGTGAGAGTTAATGGCCAACCGAGTTTGAAGACTGAGAGCCTTTATCGAGGGACAGGTTCTGAAAGTTCAAAAGAACACAGTCCTTAAAATATTTGTGGAATGTTGGTTCCGGGGCATAGGGCTGTATGGGAGCTGTGAAAGTTTATTTGTAGAGTTAAATAATTTCTTTTCCTGCATTAATAGTTGCAAATTAGCATAGTGAGAATGATGATCAATCAAACTGGAACGCATACACTTCATAAGATATTTGAATCTGCGTTTTGCCGATTATGCACATATTTGTTGTTAATAGAAGCAATAAAATGAAGAGTGGCTTTCATGTCATGTGGGCACAAACTACCAACTATGAAGCATATTGATTATAAACCAAACTCAGTTGGTACTGGCAATTGAAAAAAGGAATGAATGCAAGTGGTATTTCATTTGACAGTTTTGAAACAGAACATTTATCAGAAATTACCTAAAAGTATGGTATGAACACAGTAGTGTGTTATGGAGCAGataaatggaatatttttcTCACCACCATTATCAATCAGTACCCCAGAACATGAAATTAGAAGTAGTAAGAAAATGATTTTCCCCTTATCCATACTAACTGCGTTTTTTTTTGTGCAGAACTGATTGTACAGTTTTGTTGGGTCTATTTCTTCTATGATAGAATTTACAAATTTCTGACATAGCAACAATAAAAGCTTCATTTGCTAATAACTTCATCAGGCATCTTTTGAAATTAGGGCTAAAAAGCCCTTAACATTAGAACTGACAATGGGCCAATGAGGAAGATACTTACAAACATGAATGACAACAAGCTAGCATCAATGAACGTGTCAACTAAAACCAATGTCATATCTCAACGGCGATAAATTACAACTAATCCCATCCTTTCttaacaatattatattttggctATCACCAATTCAATGCTcattaaattacccaatatcAATTTGCTGATATTCAGAAAGAACATGGTAACAGCCTTTCATTTCATGGTGagcgaaaaatattttttaaatctctCCATGTGTACATTGTTGAGTTCGCAATGATAAGTGGAATTCATCAAGAATATTGGCATGTAAAGTGATATCAATTCAGTCAAAGTACCTGACAATACCAGTGTATTTATACCAATCCAGAGAGTTCTATCGaatgcaaatatataaaaaatatttctgatgATTCAAGAATGTTCAAGTTTATTTCTTAATGCTACTCCTGTAAGAACACAGGTTGATTGAGTTTAAGTCCACGAGCTCTTTCGCATTTCCTAAAGTTGATAAACAACACAAATGCTCATAATAAGCCTTGTCTTTTCAGGTCCTCGTATGTCTTTTTTGAGACAACATTTCCAGCAGAGTCTTCATATTCCTCTTCTTGGTCTGGATTCCATCTCTCTgcatttttcatttctttaatttttgacCACAACGCCATCGCATCTTCAATTTTTGTAACATTGGCAAAATGGGCAGTGTTAGGAATACCAAGGCAACGCATCCCATGTGCATGACGCCATTCAGCAAAATGTCGTTGAAATGCCTTTGGTCCTCTGTAAGTTTGATTTCCGCAAATCTCACAGCTGTAGTTGATATTAAGACCATGGAGTTTATAAAGCCAGTAAGGGATCGGTTTGCCATCCCAGCCAAGAGGAAGATTCTTGGGATTATAAATCACTTCATCCTCATCATCTCCTGAATCACTATCAGACATAACATCATCCTCATCTTCATCACGCTCTGTATCAGTACGTGCTTGTCGACGTTGTACATTATCCCTTGTGGCAGCCCTTTGTTCACTAACAAGCTCAACTAGGTGATATATTTGTGCCTCTACCATGGCAGTTTCTTTATTG
The sequence above is a segment of the Styela clava chromosome 7, kaStyClav1.hap1.2, whole genome shotgun sequence genome. Coding sequences within it:
- the LOC120328510 gene encoding uncharacterized protein LOC120328510 → MSRYSPSPDISSPSIRHPMSGTAQINRHQYGIEYTKKYRKRTMILAVSQLILGLCLILVGVLSIYFKFAGMEAWFGIVLVVFSCFGIASSCLPSKIMIIVCLTTSILGIVISVTGIGMEIPLVAFSAGYINNIIPLALHSVSMVLYIALLLLYVLSCSKYCQPMKCCKGCSCCDATEDDQEFLVQSCEETLTVDVHSTTMAERTQTGVAISHPAYNDIRSHGTILTKEKQMKTISTYQS